The segment GAGACCGAGAGGGCGCCGGCGCGCCTGGCTTCGGCCTCGACGAATTCGATCAGCGCCCGGGCGACACCCCGTCCGCGGTGGTCGGCAAGCACGGCGAGCCGGCCGAAATAGACATTGGTGCCGGTCTGCTTGAAGAGCACGCAGCCCGCAAGATTCGGCCCGAAGGACGCGATGCCGCTGCCGTGGCCGTCCACGAGCTTGGTGCGGACGGCTTCCGGCGTTTCCTGGAGCGCCGAGGACTCCGGCTTGAGGCGCCCCTTGTAGGGCGAAAACGCCGCGT is part of the Pseudomonadota bacterium genome and harbors:
- a CDS encoding GNAT family N-acetyltransferase, coding for MTAVSEALARLHVRRGEVGDAALLARLINAAFSPYKGRLKPESSALQETPEAVRTKLVDGHGSGIASFGPNLAGCVLFKQTGTNVYFGRLAVLADHRGRGVARALIEFVEAEARRAGALSVSLEVRVALPDNQRLFQAAGYREVARHAHPGFTEPTSIEMRKKLS